From a region of the Bacillus marinisedimentorum genome:
- a CDS encoding GNAT family N-acetyltransferase, whose amino-acid sequence MIQVLDEAHLEETVRFLAAYNAKDEHYVAWLEQTKVLLGQQLEDALRDNVPILICKEAGKICGFLGISISREQGIARLLGPVVKPDYWNNTVPLLWNELVKLLPESAKEVRIAFYGDNTQCKKFAADYGFELYNAEMQMMYPKTKEHAFSEPEADIILIDFRNEDLEALKKFHPEGAYFTVNEMLLRLNENNRLVMAFSEGKAAGYVYYEMLPEEKACEVCFVNVESSMRGKGIGTRLIEGVIEDSFLQPGIDRVDISVRLKNRKAASLYRRMGFEEEKTVFAYRKVLSFP is encoded by the coding sequence ATGATTCAGGTTCTAGATGAAGCCCATCTGGAGGAAACGGTCCGTTTTCTGGCAGCATATAATGCAAAAGATGAGCATTATGTTGCTTGGCTCGAACAAACGAAAGTGCTCCTGGGACAACAGCTGGAAGATGCTTTGCGAGATAATGTCCCTATTCTTATATGCAAAGAGGCCGGAAAGATTTGCGGTTTTTTGGGTATATCCATATCCCGTGAACAGGGCATTGCCCGCCTGCTTGGTCCGGTTGTGAAGCCTGATTATTGGAACAATACTGTGCCGCTCTTGTGGAACGAGCTGGTGAAGCTTTTACCGGAAAGTGCAAAAGAGGTCCGTATCGCGTTTTACGGCGATAACACACAATGCAAAAAGTTTGCGGCTGACTACGGATTTGAGTTATATAATGCTGAAATGCAAATGATGTATCCCAAAACGAAAGAGCATGCTTTTTCAGAACCTGAGGCCGATATTATTCTCATTGATTTCCGCAATGAGGACCTGGAAGCGCTGAAAAAATTTCATCCGGAAGGCGCCTATTTTACAGTGAACGAAATGCTGTTGCGTTTAAATGAGAATAACCGGCTTGTCATGGCCTTTTCAGAAGGGAAGGCGGCGGGTTATGTATACTATGAGATGCTGCCTGAAGAAAAAGCGTGCGAGGTCTGTTTTGTCAATGTCGAAAGCAGCATGAGAGGCAAAGGAATCGGCACCAGGCTAATAGAGGGAGTCATCGAGGATTCATTCCTGCAGCCGGGAATCGATAGAGTCGACATTTCTGTCCGGCTGAAAAACCGAAAAGCCGCATCCCTCTACAGGCGGATGGGGTTTGAGGAAGAGAAGACAGTTTTTGCTTATCGGAAGGTACTGTCATTTCCATAA